In Candidatus Bathyarchaeia archaeon, a single genomic region encodes these proteins:
- a CDS encoding DNA-binding protein, giving the protein MSNGDYTDEELEALRRRRMADMQRQAYDEQRRSQAQQQVERQKQSIIRQILTPEARQRLANIRMVKPEFAEELEMQLIQLAQSGRLQTQITDEQLKKTLVQLQSQKKEIKIRRA; this is encoded by the coding sequence ATGTCCAATGGAGACTACACAGACGAAGAGCTTGAAGCGTTACGTCGACGAAGAATGGCCGATATGCAGAGGCAAGCCTACGATGAGCAACGCCGGTCGCAGGCTCAGCAACAAGTGGAGCGTCAGAAACAATCCATCATTCGCCAAATTCTCACACCGGAAGCAAGGCAGAGGCTTGCCAATATCCGAATGGTCAAGCCAGAATTCGCCGAGGAATTGGAAATGCAGCTCATACAACTCGCTCAGTCAGGACGTCTTCAAACGCAAATCACTGATGAGCAATTGAAAAAGACTCTGGTCCAACTACAATCGCAGAAAAAAGAGATCAAGATTAGGAGAGCATAG
- a CDS encoding translation initiation factor IF-6 → MPIILSDIFGDPNVGIFSFANDKLAILPAGLSHKKINSFHDILGVEACSVGIAESRLVGIYVTGNSNAVLVPYITTKDELKQLRSTGVHVEILKEKRTALGNIILCNDHGAIIDPRLKHNTVAELEETLDVPVRPSTIGGLPHVGALATASNKGVLVNPMISDNESKTISSVLGVPVSKGTVNSGVPYPKAGLVVNSRGAIVGSHTLGAELITLSNAFQTD, encoded by the coding sequence GTGCCCATAATTCTGTCTGATATCTTCGGGGATCCGAACGTCGGAATCTTCTCTTTCGCGAACGACAAGCTAGCGATCTTGCCGGCGGGCCTTTCTCACAAGAAAATCAATAGCTTCCACGACATATTAGGCGTAGAAGCCTGCTCGGTAGGAATCGCAGAGTCCAGACTCGTTGGAATCTATGTCACCGGCAACTCCAATGCTGTTCTAGTCCCATACATTACAACGAAAGACGAACTAAAACAACTTCGCTCAACAGGAGTACATGTCGAGATCCTTAAGGAGAAAAGAACAGCACTGGGCAACATTATACTCTGCAACGATCACGGTGCCATAATCGACCCGCGACTCAAACACAATACGGTCGCAGAACTCGAAGAGACACTTGATGTCCCCGTCCGGCCTTCAACAATCGGAGGGCTTCCTCACGTTGGCGCGCTTGCCACAGCTTCAAACAAAGGAGTTCTAGTGAACCCGATGATCAGCGACAATGAAAGTAAGACCATTTCAAGCGTCCTCGGCGTTCCTGTGTCAAAGGGGACCGTTAACTCAGGGGTCCCATATCCCAAGGCTGGATTAGTAGTAAACTCCCGAGGAGCAATAGTAGGATCACACACTTTGGGCGCCGAGCTAATCACCCTCAGTAACGCTTTCCAAACGGATTAG
- a CDS encoding DNA-binding protein: protein MSSDLDLQRQKRALELRRKMLQSQAKPFTAPRPKPAESPHDIVRKILAGRGPEVMETARRYYPAEIERLEARIAALITEGRLRGPISAEELYAFLRRLGLVFSMDVKIRIKEHGELKSIEEKLRKSST, encoded by the coding sequence ATGTCCTCAGACTTAGATCTTCAGAGACAAAAGAGAGCTCTGGAACTCCGTCGCAAAATGCTGCAGTCCCAGGCCAAACCATTTACAGCTCCACGACCAAAGCCGGCCGAATCCCCGCACGACATCGTTCGCAAGATCTTAGCAGGTCGAGGACCCGAAGTAATGGAGACTGCGCGAAGATATTATCCCGCCGAGATTGAACGATTGGAGGCAAGGATCGCCGCCCTGATCACTGAAGGGAGACTGAGGGGCCCGATATCGGCAGAGGAGCTGTATGCTTTCCTCAGACGACTCGGGTTAGTATTCAGCATGGACGTGAAGATCAGAATAAAGGAGCACGGCGAGCTCAAGAGTATCGAAGAAAAGCTTCGAAAATCATCCACCTAA
- the pfdA gene encoding prefoldin subunit alpha: protein MASSKKQMAAPRNLDEEMRQLLVEVRMLEGSARVLSSRLDIVTGALSETQTAKQTLEGTKESGRDVEMLIPIGSGSFVKSKLEDPEHIIIGVGAGVCLEKTVDDAIKDLNMRATDLDKARINVTQQLNQIINQTEDYRARLEDLARKKGGGPVEIV, encoded by the coding sequence ATGGCGAGCTCGAAGAAACAGATGGCTGCCCCTCGAAACTTGGACGAGGAAATGCGCCAGCTACTTGTGGAGGTCAGAATGCTGGAGGGGTCCGCGAGAGTTCTATCATCAAGACTTGACATTGTCACGGGCGCCCTGTCTGAGACTCAGACTGCAAAGCAAACTCTGGAAGGTACGAAGGAGTCTGGAAGGGATGTTGAGATGCTTATTCCGATAGGGTCGGGCTCGTTTGTCAAGTCAAAGCTCGAAGACCCGGAGCACATCATAATTGGAGTTGGGGCGGGAGTCTGTCTGGAAAAAACAGTGGATGACGCGATCAAGGATCTCAACATGAGAGCTACAGATCTGGACAAGGCACGGATCAACGTTACTCAACAGCTGAACCAGATCATTAACCAAACGGAAGACTACCGAGCCCGCCTCGAGGATCTGGCTCGCAAGAAAGGCGGTGGACCGGTAGAGATTGTTTGA
- the ftsY gene encoding signal recognition particle-docking protein FtsY — protein sequence MFDKLRAQFSNFYDRVAKTELQGEDLDKVLDEFRLSLAESDVAVSVADYVATELKEKLKHVQFARFSDPRGKVKSILGDVLLSVLDRAGRLDIFEVIEKKRNAGEPAIIVFVGINGTGKTTSIAKLAHILQKKGRTCILAASDTYRSGSIEQLQEHARRIGVRMIKHQYGADPAAVAFDAVNYARAHGINAVLIDTAGRMQTNQNLLEEMRKIVRVTKPDLTILVVDALTGNDAVEQGKVFSQAVKVDGIILAKLDADVKGGNAISLSYIMGRPVTMVGTGQGYDDLEPFQPQTIVKNLVG from the coding sequence TTGTTTGACAAACTCAGAGCCCAGTTTTCCAACTTCTACGACCGGGTAGCCAAAACAGAACTTCAAGGAGAGGATTTAGACAAGGTTCTAGACGAATTCCGCCTCTCACTTGCGGAAAGTGATGTTGCAGTCTCTGTTGCAGATTACGTAGCAACTGAACTAAAGGAGAAGCTGAAACACGTCCAGTTTGCCAGATTCTCGGATCCTAGAGGAAAGGTGAAGTCCATTCTGGGTGACGTGCTGTTGTCGGTACTAGATAGGGCGGGACGGCTAGATATTTTCGAGGTGATTGAAAAGAAAAGGAACGCTGGCGAGCCAGCGATAATAGTATTTGTGGGCATTAACGGAACCGGGAAAACAACCAGCATTGCAAAGCTGGCGCACATTCTCCAGAAAAAAGGCAGGACCTGCATTCTGGCCGCCAGCGATACTTATCGCTCAGGTTCAATAGAACAGCTCCAGGAGCACGCCAGAAGAATCGGTGTAAGAATGATCAAACACCAGTATGGAGCCGATCCAGCTGCTGTCGCGTTTGACGCAGTCAATTATGCGCGGGCGCACGGGATCAACGCGGTTCTGATAGACACCGCTGGCCGGATGCAGACAAACCAGAATTTGCTGGAGGAAATGAGAAAGATTGTCAGAGTCACGAAACCCGATCTGACGATCCTAGTCGTTGATGCTCTTACCGGCAACGATGCAGTGGAGCAGGGCAAGGTCTTTTCGCAAGCAGTCAAGGTCGATGGGATAATCCTCGCGAAACTAGACGCTGATGTCAAAGGGGGTAACGCGATATCATTGTCCTACATAATGGGTCGGCCGGTGACAATGGTCGGAACAGGGCAAGGATACGACGACCTAGAGCCATTCCAACCCCAGACTATCGTAAAAAATCTGGTTGGATGA
- a CDS encoding 16S rRNA methyltransferase has product MVLSLVLAESSIELVPNELLHHPAILKWAHRKRKDPHTLVLDQTYHHSAILRLGPSGTGRGRPDIPHLSLFLALGSPLNQSGGLRCYVHTRDDNIIKVDPKTRLPRNTDRFTSLIEQLYQEKVVPTIGHPLLSIEPGSIGNLLDDLSGEVIALTTEGIPKRLGEVALRLADLPKPVLLVGGFPKGHFSKQVLSNAKETYQIHNQGLEAWTVVARAIYDYEKATALQGDSPETSLM; this is encoded by the coding sequence TTGGTCCTATCACTAGTTCTTGCGGAATCTTCGATAGAGCTCGTGCCTAATGAACTGCTCCACCACCCTGCAATATTGAAATGGGCGCACAGGAAGAGGAAGGATCCTCATACGCTCGTCCTTGACCAGACTTATCATCACTCAGCCATCCTCCGACTGGGACCCAGCGGAACTGGAAGAGGCCGTCCTGATATCCCCCATCTCTCGTTGTTTCTTGCACTTGGTTCGCCGCTCAACCAATCAGGCGGACTAAGATGTTACGTGCACACGAGAGATGACAATATCATCAAAGTCGATCCTAAGACGAGACTTCCGAGGAACACCGATCGTTTCACTTCATTGATCGAGCAACTCTACCAGGAAAAAGTTGTTCCTACAATAGGACACCCTCTCTTGTCGATCGAGCCTGGATCCATTGGGAACCTGCTTGACGATTTATCAGGAGAAGTCATTGCGCTTACAACAGAAGGCATCCCCAAACGTTTGGGTGAAGTGGCTTTGAGATTGGCAGATCTTCCCAAGCCAGTATTGTTGGTTGGAGGCTTTCCAAAAGGGCATTTCTCGAAACAGGTGCTTTCCAACGCCAAGGAAACTTATCAAATTCACAATCAAGGTCTAGAGGCATGGACAGTTGTCGCTAGGGCGATCTATGACTACGAGAAAGCAACCGCATTGCAAGGCGATTCTCCAGAAACTAGCCTTATGTAG
- a CDS encoding 50S ribosomal protein L39e — protein sequence MARHKPSGKKKHLSHALNQAQPVPSWVVAKTEGKVRRNPKQRNWRETKIKV from the coding sequence ATGGCACGCCACAAACCGTCTGGGAAGAAGAAGCACCTATCGCACGCGCTGAACCAGGCCCAGCCTGTCCCGTCATGGGTCGTGGCCAAAACCGAGGGTAAAGTTCGGAGGAACCCAAAGCAACGAAACTGGCGAGAAACGAAGATCAAAGTGTAG
- a CDS encoding 30S ribosomal protein S19e: MPTVFEVPAEELINRLAKHLKESVSDITPPPWTEFAKTGAHKERPPQNPDWWYFRCASLLRKMYIRGPVGVSRLRVQYGGRASHGNRPAHHVPAGGSAIREPLQQLQKAELVAVDGKKGRKLTREGVALLNRTAAEVVKELKARPQEAPS; encoded by the coding sequence ATGCCCACAGTTTTCGAGGTTCCAGCCGAGGAACTGATCAATAGGCTAGCCAAGCATTTGAAAGAAAGCGTGAGCGACATCACACCCCCGCCATGGACCGAGTTCGCCAAAACTGGTGCTCACAAAGAGAGACCACCACAGAACCCGGATTGGTGGTACTTCAGATGCGCCTCACTCCTACGAAAGATGTACATACGCGGACCAGTCGGAGTGTCGCGGTTACGAGTCCAATACGGTGGACGTGCGAGTCATGGAAATAGACCAGCCCATCACGTTCCCGCGGGAGGCTCTGCCATTAGAGAACCCTTGCAACAACTTCAGAAAGCCGAACTCGTTGCTGTGGATGGGAAAAAAGGCCGAAAACTGACTCGTGAAGGTGTAGCCCTTCTAAACCGCACTGCGGCTGAGGTTGTCAAAGAATTGAAAGCCCGGCCTCAAGAGGCCCCAAGTTAA
- a CDS encoding ribonuclease P protein component 4, whose amino-acid sequence MRSRPTRRSYGKMRSVVATVARERIDILLRQAEEIFPRNVELSKRYVGLARKISTRTKVRIPRERKHYLCKNCGQPLVLGRNVRVRLRPANSRITISCLDCGAIRRYPYGKLG is encoded by the coding sequence ATGAGGAGTAGGCCTACGAGGCGAAGCTACGGAAAGATGCGATCGGTCGTCGCAACAGTTGCTCGTGAACGCATAGACATTCTCCTCCGACAGGCCGAGGAAATCTTTCCTCGGAATGTTGAGTTGTCGAAGAGGTACGTTGGACTCGCTCGGAAGATTTCTACCCGGACTAAGGTTAGGATTCCAAGAGAGAGAAAGCACTATCTGTGCAAGAACTGCGGCCAGCCTTTAGTTCTCGGGAGAAACGTGCGAGTAAGGCTTCGTCCTGCCAATTCAAGAATCACTATTTCATGTCTCGACTGTGGTGCGATTCGAAGGTATCCATACGGAAAACTCGGATAG
- a CDS encoding 50S ribosomal protein L31e, whose protein sequence is MTAKKVATEEDADIEPSNDVELSKIDPGTEGSKAEEETEELESDVKSPETPEAPAAEEAAEEEEEIEIVEEKFYDLNLRRIWTAPREKRTPRAIRYVRQYAAQRMKTDNVSLSEETNSLLWARGISKPPRKIRIRVVKDKEGKVIVFPGEGK, encoded by the coding sequence ATGACAGCGAAAAAAGTCGCGACCGAGGAAGATGCCGACATCGAACCCTCTAATGATGTTGAACTTTCTAAGATCGATCCCGGAACCGAGGGGTCCAAAGCAGAGGAAGAAACGGAGGAGCTCGAGTCAGATGTAAAGTCGCCAGAGACCCCAGAGGCTCCAGCCGCTGAAGAGGCTGCTGAAGAAGAGGAGGAGATAGAAATCGTTGAGGAGAAATTCTACGATCTCAATCTTAGGCGTATTTGGACAGCTCCAAGAGAAAAACGAACGCCTAGAGCCATAAGATACGTCAGACAGTATGCTGCGCAAAGAATGAAAACGGATAATGTCTCGCTGAGCGAAGAGACAAACAGTCTTCTTTGGGCCAGAGGAATCAGCAAACCTCCTCGAAAAATTAGGATAAGAGTCGTAAAGGACAAAGAAGGCAAGGTCATCGTGTTTCCAGGTGAGGGAAAATGA